The proteins below are encoded in one region of Myxococcales bacterium:
- a CDS encoding undecaprenyl-diphosphate phosphatase, which yields MNDLLAAFLLGVIEGVTEFLPISSTGHLLIAERWLGARSDLFNIAIQAAAIVAVVLIYRRRLWQLLVGFRERDNRDYALKLAASFGVTAVLGLVAKALGLKLPEALGPVAWALLLGGVIMLGAEQVAARRAPPDGEVVEISWSVALLVGAAQVVAGVFPGTSRSAAAIFAALLFGTSSRVAATEFAFLVGIPTMFAATAFELLRAVKHAGLGGENWASLGVAFGVSGVTAFVVVRWLLGYIQTHRFTLFSLYRIALGVALLVSFGR from the coding sequence ATGAACGATCTGCTCGCCGCCTTTTTGCTCGGTGTCATCGAGGGTGTGACGGAGTTCTTGCCGATCTCGAGCACGGGCCATCTGCTCATCGCCGAACGCTGGCTGGGAGCTCGCTCCGACCTGTTCAACATTGCGATCCAGGCTGCGGCGATCGTCGCCGTCGTGCTGATCTATCGCCGTCGTCTGTGGCAGCTGCTCGTCGGCTTTCGTGAACGAGACAATCGCGACTACGCACTCAAGCTCGCGGCGTCATTTGGCGTGACCGCGGTGCTCGGTCTGGTGGCCAAGGCGCTCGGCCTCAAGTTACCGGAGGCGCTGGGGCCGGTTGCCTGGGCGCTCCTCTTGGGTGGCGTGATAATGCTCGGAGCAGAACAGGTGGCGGCGCGGCGTGCACCACCTGACGGCGAGGTTGTCGAGATCAGCTGGTCGGTCGCGCTCCTGGTTGGTGCTGCGCAAGTGGTGGCGGGAGTATTTCCCGGGACGTCGCGCTCGGCGGCGGCGATCTTCGCGGCACTCTTGTTCGGAACGAGCAGCCGCGTCGCGGCCACCGAGTTCGCATTTCTGGTGGGGATCCCGACCATGTTCGCGGCGACGGCGTTCGAGCTCTTGCGCGCCGTCAAACACGCTGGGCTTGGCGGCGAGAACTGGGCTTCGCTCGGCGTTGCGTTCGGTGTCTCCGGTGTGACCGCCTTCGTGGTCGTGCGTTGGTTGCTCGGCTACATCCAGACCCACCGCTTCACGCTGTTTTCGCTGTACCGCATCGCGCTGGGTGTGGCGCTCCTGGTGTCTTTCGGGCGCTAG
- a CDS encoding protein kinase codes for MLKIADVLADRFEVERFAGAGGMGQVFRARDLLTGKLVALKLLIGDGNTERFLREARLLAELDHPGIVRHVAHGTTPDGQSYIAMDWLDGETLSARLRRTRLTDEDSVEVVSRLADALSAAHGRGIVHRDIKPANVILLDSRIDRVKLLDFGIAHMTEASAVMTRTGAVLGTVGYMAPEQAKGLRTLDARADVFALGAVLFHCLTGRPPFAGGGAVAVLAKLVLDDAPRLRSLRPELPRQLDELLAALLAREPVGRPPNAGAVVSALGAITLEPGAPKTLAPSAEEALTGTEQKLVAVLLASGVASDDASEWGSSAFESVGSGTPSETSDVPTRADGRASGRIVREARKLISTFGGRLEPLRSGSMAVMLTAATGTRGGSATDLGMRAARCALSLRTLLPTAPMALATGRGVVAGSFPVGEVIDRAAELLPSAPTSGAGIALCDVTAGLLDGRFEVTGGCVLLGERVADTSRKLLGRPTTTVGRERELRFLEGLLDESIAEPIARAALVVGPAGIGKSRIRYDIARRAARRDEPPRVWTARGDPMSAGSPFGLVSQVLRRELGVLDGEPKTESRARLEAWVAQRFPATDRLRLTGFLGELARVAALSEDDEQLAEARRDPVLMGDQLRRAFEDVIVAECGRGPLLIVIEDLHWGDLPSVNLLDAALRVAKALPLMVLALARPEVRDAFPGLWSQRELTEISIGGLTRKASEKLVREVLGPEVGADTLARIVERADGNAFYLEELIRAVAGGELEKLPETVLAMVQSRLESLPDGARRVLRAASVFGGVFWDAGVACLLGSEQEPEEVKEWLVMLAEREMVTARPSSRFPGVSEHVFRHAMIREAAHAMLTPEDAERGHRLAGGWLEENGEPDALMLAQHFDRGGQPARALTWCRTAAEEAFAGNDLAAAARAAARSLELATALPSDQRVLGELTLLEGEVVYWLGRHADAQVHGERALSLLEDGSEAWFAAASMLTVSSHRSGDVDTERRMARRFLDEGWCDRAGVGALMSSCRIATAMVQIGDYELADAIIDRIGSWAPTLKHFPSAQARWQASLAARALYKGFTWEYRQLSERAAEACEAAGDLRTTAIHRHNASHACIELGMYERAVEGLRETLRLGTRIGVRNVTASAKNNLGAALTHLGNFQEARALLEDAIHELRAQGDKRMEGGAHNHLAELLLAEGDAVGAATEAERAVLVLAHVPPTRIQAMGTLARAQLACGQREQSLATARRANSDLDAAGSIADGEALVRLSLAEALLQSGDEVGAREAAARACLRLDERARPIDTEEGRRAFFERVVAHRRLRLLAQSAG; via the coding sequence GTGTTGAAGATCGCGGACGTCCTCGCGGACCGCTTCGAGGTCGAGCGGTTTGCTGGAGCAGGGGGCATGGGCCAGGTGTTCCGCGCCCGAGATCTGCTCACTGGAAAACTGGTCGCGCTCAAGCTTCTGATCGGCGATGGCAACACCGAGCGGTTCTTGCGCGAGGCCCGGCTGCTCGCCGAGCTCGATCACCCGGGCATCGTGCGACACGTCGCTCACGGCACGACGCCCGATGGGCAGTCCTACATCGCAATGGACTGGCTGGATGGTGAGACCCTGAGCGCACGCCTCCGTCGTACTCGCTTGACCGATGAGGACTCGGTCGAGGTCGTCTCGCGATTGGCCGACGCGCTGAGCGCCGCCCACGGCCGCGGCATCGTGCACCGTGACATCAAACCCGCGAACGTGATCTTGCTCGACTCGCGCATCGATCGCGTCAAGCTGCTCGACTTCGGCATCGCTCACATGACGGAGGCCTCGGCGGTCATGACTCGCACCGGGGCGGTGCTCGGCACGGTGGGCTACATGGCGCCGGAACAAGCCAAGGGGCTGCGGACACTCGACGCACGGGCCGACGTGTTTGCCCTCGGCGCGGTGCTGTTTCATTGCCTGACGGGGCGCCCGCCGTTTGCGGGGGGTGGTGCGGTCGCGGTGCTCGCGAAGCTCGTGCTGGACGACGCCCCACGCTTGAGGTCGTTGCGGCCGGAGCTCCCGCGCCAGCTCGACGAGCTGCTTGCAGCGCTCTTGGCCAGAGAGCCGGTGGGACGCCCGCCGAATGCGGGCGCGGTGGTGAGCGCACTCGGTGCAATCACGCTCGAGCCCGGCGCACCAAAGACCTTGGCTCCGTCCGCGGAAGAAGCGCTGACCGGTACGGAGCAGAAGCTCGTGGCGGTGCTCCTGGCGAGCGGTGTGGCATCCGATGATGCCTCCGAGTGGGGTTCCAGCGCTTTCGAGTCGGTCGGTTCTGGCACGCCGAGCGAAACGAGCGACGTGCCCACCCGCGCCGACGGTCGTGCATCGGGGCGAATCGTGCGCGAGGCGCGCAAGCTCATCTCCACGTTCGGGGGACGGCTCGAGCCGTTGCGCAGCGGCTCGATGGCAGTGATGTTGACGGCGGCTACCGGCACTCGAGGTGGGTCGGCCACGGATCTGGGCATGCGCGCCGCCCGCTGTGCGCTCTCGCTCCGGACGCTCTTGCCGACTGCGCCGATGGCCTTGGCGACGGGCCGCGGAGTCGTCGCTGGTTCGTTCCCCGTCGGTGAGGTCATCGATCGCGCAGCCGAGCTGCTGCCATCGGCACCCACGAGCGGCGCGGGGATCGCACTCTGTGACGTGACCGCCGGGCTCCTCGACGGGCGCTTCGAGGTTACCGGAGGCTGTGTGCTCCTAGGGGAGCGTGTCGCCGATACGTCTCGCAAGCTGCTCGGGCGCCCAACCACGACCGTGGGGCGGGAGCGAGAGCTCAGGTTCCTGGAAGGTCTGCTCGACGAGAGCATCGCGGAGCCCATCGCGCGGGCAGCACTCGTCGTCGGTCCGGCGGGCATCGGCAAGTCCCGCATTAGGTACGATATCGCGCGCCGTGCCGCGCGCCGCGACGAGCCGCCAAGAGTGTGGACCGCGCGCGGTGATCCGATGAGCGCAGGCTCTCCGTTCGGTCTAGTGTCCCAGGTGCTCCGGCGCGAATTGGGTGTGCTCGACGGCGAGCCCAAGACCGAGAGCCGCGCGCGCCTCGAAGCCTGGGTCGCGCAGCGGTTTCCAGCCACGGATCGCCTGCGGCTGACCGGATTTCTGGGGGAGCTCGCCCGTGTAGCGGCGCTCTCCGAGGACGACGAGCAGCTGGCCGAAGCGCGCCGCGATCCCGTCTTGATGGGAGATCAGCTGCGCCGGGCCTTCGAGGATGTGATTGTCGCCGAGTGCGGGCGCGGTCCGCTCCTGATCGTGATCGAGGATCTTCACTGGGGTGATCTGCCCAGCGTGAACCTGTTGGATGCGGCACTCCGCGTGGCCAAGGCCCTTCCATTGATGGTGCTCGCGCTCGCGCGGCCCGAGGTCCGGGACGCCTTCCCAGGTCTCTGGTCGCAGCGCGAGCTGACGGAGATCAGCATTGGCGGCCTGACGCGCAAGGCATCCGAGAAACTGGTCCGTGAGGTGCTCGGCCCAGAGGTCGGCGCCGACACCCTCGCGCGCATCGTGGAGCGCGCAGACGGCAATGCGTTCTATCTCGAGGAGCTGATCCGGGCCGTGGCCGGCGGGGAACTGGAGAAGCTGCCAGAGACGGTACTGGCAATGGTTCAGTCGCGCCTCGAGTCGTTGCCCGACGGGGCTCGCCGAGTGCTGCGCGCTGCGAGTGTATTTGGCGGCGTGTTCTGGGATGCCGGCGTGGCCTGCCTGCTCGGCAGTGAGCAGGAGCCGGAAGAGGTCAAGGAGTGGCTGGTCATGCTGGCCGAGCGGGAGATGGTCACGGCCCGTCCAAGCAGCCGCTTTCCGGGTGTGAGTGAGCACGTCTTCCGACACGCGATGATCCGTGAAGCAGCCCACGCCATGCTGACGCCTGAGGACGCCGAGCGCGGGCACCGTCTGGCCGGAGGCTGGCTGGAAGAAAACGGCGAGCCGGACGCGCTGATGCTGGCTCAGCACTTCGATCGTGGCGGGCAACCTGCGAGGGCGCTGACCTGGTGTCGGACGGCGGCGGAGGAGGCGTTTGCAGGCAACGACCTCGCCGCCGCTGCGCGGGCCGCGGCGCGCTCGCTCGAGCTCGCGACCGCGCTGCCGTCAGACCAGCGTGTCCTGGGAGAGCTGACCTTGCTGGAGGGGGAGGTGGTCTACTGGCTCGGCCGGCATGCGGACGCACAAGTGCATGGCGAGCGAGCACTCTCGCTGCTGGAAGACGGGAGCGAAGCGTGGTTCGCTGCGGCTTCGATGTTGACCGTGTCCAGTCACCGCTCCGGCGACGTCGACACCGAGCGCCGCATGGCGCGACGTTTCCTCGACGAAGGCTGGTGTGACCGCGCGGGAGTGGGTGCGTTGATGTCGAGCTGCCGGATCGCGACCGCCATGGTGCAGATTGGTGACTACGAGCTTGCCGACGCCATCATCGACCGCATTGGCAGCTGGGCGCCGACACTGAAACACTTCCCGAGCGCCCAGGCGCGGTGGCAGGCGAGTCTCGCCGCGCGCGCTCTCTACAAGGGGTTCACCTGGGAGTATCGCCAGCTCTCCGAGCGCGCGGCCGAGGCCTGCGAGGCCGCCGGCGACCTTCGCACAACGGCGATTCACCGGCACAACGCCAGCCACGCCTGCATCGAGCTGGGCATGTACGAGCGCGCGGTGGAGGGGCTGCGAGAGACCCTTCGGCTCGGCACTCGCATCGGGGTACGAAACGTGACCGCCTCAGCGAAGAACAACCTCGGTGCGGCGCTGACTCACCTCGGCAACTTCCAGGAGGCGCGCGCGCTGCTCGAGGATGCCATCCACGAGCTCCGCGCCCAGGGTGACAAACGCATGGAAGGTGGCGCGCACAATCACCTGGCTGAGCTGTTGCTGGCCGAAGGAGACGCGGTCGGTGCCGCCACGGAGGCGGAGCGAGCCGTTTTGGTTCTCGCCCACGTTCCCCCCACGCGCATTCAAGCCATGGGCACGCTGGCGCGGGCGCAGCTCGCGTGCGGGCAGCGTGAGCAGAGCCTGGCGACGGCACGGCGGGCTAACTCGGACCTGGACGCCGCCGGTTCCATCGCCGACGGAGAGGCGTTGGTCCGCCTCTCCCTCGCGGAGGCTCTCCTGCAGAGCGGCGATGAGGTTGGAGCGCGCGAGGCGGCCGCGCGTGCGTGTCTGCGACTGGATGAGCGCGCCCGGCCCATCGACACCGAGGAGGGGCGGCGAGCGTTCTTCGAGCGTGTCGTCGCCCATCGGCGGCTGAGGCTGTTGGCGCAGTCGGCGGGCTAG
- a CDS encoding NAD(P)H-dependent oxidoreductase, which translates to MTEANWVELGLVEELAKHELQAMMAGRARLALSYRGGRFSAISGVCNHAGGPLGEGKLDGDYVVCPWHYWKYHHETGLGEPGFEDDGVPTYALKTEDGRLFVDVASATPRKKKAHAPHPLARTPQREEGPVRVLCLSTTAMTDGHPRFSTSENLLEEAQRHADASGFETRMLRLRDLAFRACEGFYSKSARACTWPCSITEMDPNDQLDQVYEALVHWADVYLIATPIRWGAASSLYFKMVERMNCIQNQETIAGRHLLKNKAAGFIITGGQDNVQGTAGQMLGFFAELGVQFPQFPYIAHSRGWSAEDMENNTRMVAESAALREGARALVDRCADMASLMIHGTIPARALVRGGRKAHRARGET; encoded by the coding sequence GTGACTGAAGCAAACTGGGTGGAGCTCGGCCTGGTCGAGGAGCTCGCAAAACACGAGCTGCAGGCGATGATGGCGGGCCGAGCGCGCCTGGCGCTCTCGTATCGAGGCGGCCGCTTCAGCGCCATCTCCGGCGTCTGCAATCACGCCGGCGGGCCTCTGGGCGAGGGCAAGCTCGACGGCGACTACGTCGTCTGCCCCTGGCACTACTGGAAGTACCACCACGAGACGGGGCTCGGTGAGCCGGGTTTCGAGGACGACGGCGTCCCGACCTACGCGCTCAAGACGGAAGACGGAAGACTCTTCGTTGATGTCGCGAGCGCCACACCGCGCAAGAAGAAGGCCCACGCGCCTCACCCCCTTGCGCGCACTCCGCAGCGTGAAGAAGGTCCCGTGCGAGTGTTGTGTCTGTCGACGACGGCAATGACCGACGGGCACCCGCGCTTCAGCACCTCGGAGAACTTGCTCGAAGAAGCGCAGCGGCACGCCGACGCCAGCGGCTTCGAGACGCGCATGCTGCGGCTGCGGGATCTGGCATTCCGCGCCTGCGAGGGGTTCTACTCGAAGTCAGCGCGCGCCTGCACCTGGCCGTGCTCGATCACCGAGATGGATCCGAACGACCAGCTCGACCAGGTGTACGAGGCGCTGGTGCACTGGGCCGACGTGTACTTGATCGCAACTCCCATCCGCTGGGGTGCGGCGAGCAGCCTCTACTTCAAGATGGTCGAACGCATGAACTGCATCCAGAACCAGGAGACGATCGCGGGGCGACACCTGCTCAAGAACAAAGCCGCGGGGTTCATCATCACGGGAGGTCAGGACAACGTGCAGGGCACTGCGGGACAGATGCTGGGATTCTTCGCGGAGCTCGGCGTGCAGTTCCCGCAGTTCCCCTACATCGCTCATTCGCGCGGCTGGAGCGCCGAGGACATGGAGAACAACACCCGCATGGTGGCCGAGAGCGCAGCTCTGCGCGAAGGAGCGCGAGCGCTGGTTGATCGCTGCGCCGACATGGCCAGCTTGATGATCCACGGCACCATTCCGGCGCGCGCCCTGGTGCGCGGAGGCCGCAAGGCGCACCGAGCTCGGGGAGAGACATGA
- the secA gene encoding preprotein translocase subunit SecA translates to MLTWVAKKLFGTSNERAVKRMRPVVAAINDLEKSISKLTDAELKAKTAEFKEQLDNGASLDDILIESFAVCREGGKRALKMRHYDVQLMGGMVLHQGKIAEMRTGEGKTLVATLAVYLNALEGKGVHLITVNDYLAKRDAEWMGRLYNFLGLTIGVVVPQENDADKKRAYKCDITYGQNNEFGFDYLRDNLKFSALEYAQRTLNFAIVDEVDSILIDEARTPLIISGPADAASEKYMRLNEVVAKLHKDEHYNVDEKAFSATLTDDGVEYVQKLVGVRNLYDPANMQTLHIMYQLLKAHALYKRDQHYMVSPDGKVLIIDEFTGRVLQGRRWSDGLHQAVEAKENVRIHEESRTIATITFQNLFRMYKKLGGMTGTAETEASEFHSTYKLDCVAIPTNKAMIRADEHDIVYKTEREKFTAVIKEILAEHKEGRPVLVGTTSVEKSTAISKILTKKAVPHHVLNAKHHENEAFVVAQAGRKGAITVSTNMAGRGTDIVLGGNAEMLAKWELKQNGKDIDLDTEDYALLEKKYEQLCGDEHKEVVDLGGLHIVGTERHESRRIDNQLRGRAGRQGDPGSSRFYLSLEDDLMRIFAGDKVKTLMDRMGLPDDEPIEHPWVSRSIENAQKKVEERNFDIRKNLLEYDDVMNAQRRTVYSLRQQLLQGRYEPEELDEVGKPTGSIRAIPLDKSVRKFVRPMVGKLLTYFVDPPISPSEASADTEGDEDGEKADPKDKAPKRKDFEGDIKLVELESLQREVYQLWGVRLTIEDRAKKWTPADMYDELVELVAQGLSEQRERTLDLLDRVIAAIVEDSCPENKPPEDWDWTGIRDGLRDNFKLAAGPEIEEYGDPDQLVRDLYKRAEEQYLEREKTLGIDNAMRVFRFIYLETIDQAWVDHLTNMEHLRDGIGLRGYGQKDPKNEYKKEGYNLFLNMMAKVSGAVLQRFFEAQIQRPEDIEAIEAEAAAEHQDLLEQAVAKHVAASPRAVGDVLGDGGRPQSVPPPRPPPAIAAPKIGRNDLCPCGSGQKFKKCHGAALEEEDETSDDDEQPRA, encoded by the coding sequence ATGCTCACCTGGGTAGCGAAAAAGCTGTTCGGCACCTCCAACGAACGCGCGGTCAAGCGGATGCGGCCCGTGGTGGCTGCCATCAACGACCTCGAAAAATCGATCTCCAAGCTCACGGACGCGGAGCTCAAGGCCAAGACGGCGGAGTTCAAGGAGCAGCTCGACAACGGCGCCTCGCTCGACGACATCCTGATCGAGTCCTTTGCCGTCTGCCGCGAGGGCGGCAAGCGCGCGCTGAAGATGCGCCACTACGACGTGCAGCTCATGGGCGGCATGGTGCTCCACCAGGGCAAGATCGCCGAGATGCGAACCGGCGAGGGCAAGACCCTGGTCGCCACGCTGGCCGTCTACCTCAACGCGCTCGAGGGCAAGGGCGTGCACCTGATCACGGTCAACGACTACCTCGCCAAACGTGACGCGGAGTGGATGGGGCGCCTCTACAATTTCCTGGGGCTCACCATTGGCGTCGTGGTTCCACAAGAGAACGACGCAGACAAGAAGCGCGCGTACAAGTGCGACATCACCTATGGCCAGAACAACGAGTTCGGCTTCGACTACCTGCGTGACAACCTCAAGTTCAGCGCCCTCGAGTACGCCCAGCGCACGCTGAATTTCGCCATCGTGGACGAGGTCGACTCGATCTTGATCGACGAGGCCCGCACCCCGCTGATCATCAGCGGTCCCGCTGACGCCGCCAGCGAGAAATACATGCGGCTCAACGAGGTCGTCGCGAAGCTGCACAAAGACGAGCACTACAACGTCGACGAGAAGGCCTTCAGCGCCACCCTCACCGACGACGGCGTCGAGTACGTGCAGAAGCTGGTCGGAGTGAGAAACCTGTACGACCCAGCGAACATGCAGACCTTGCACATCATGTATCAGCTGCTGAAAGCCCACGCTTTGTACAAGCGGGACCAGCACTACATGGTGAGCCCGGACGGCAAGGTGCTGATCATCGACGAGTTCACCGGGCGCGTGCTGCAGGGCCGCCGCTGGAGCGACGGGCTCCACCAGGCCGTCGAGGCGAAGGAGAACGTGCGCATCCACGAGGAGAGCCGCACCATCGCCACGATCACATTCCAGAACCTGTTCCGCATGTACAAGAAGCTCGGTGGCATGACCGGCACAGCCGAGACGGAAGCCAGCGAGTTCCACTCGACCTACAAACTCGACTGCGTCGCCATCCCGACCAACAAAGCGATGATCCGCGCCGACGAGCACGACATCGTCTACAAGACGGAGCGCGAGAAGTTCACGGCAGTCATCAAGGAGATCCTCGCGGAGCACAAGGAGGGTCGCCCCGTGCTGGTCGGCACGACCAGCGTCGAGAAGAGCACCGCCATCAGCAAGATCCTGACGAAGAAGGCCGTCCCGCACCACGTGCTGAACGCCAAACACCACGAGAACGAGGCCTTCGTCGTGGCGCAGGCGGGGCGCAAAGGCGCCATCACCGTCAGCACCAACATGGCCGGTCGCGGCACCGACATCGTGCTCGGCGGCAACGCCGAGATGCTCGCGAAGTGGGAGCTCAAGCAGAACGGCAAGGACATCGATCTGGACACCGAGGACTACGCACTTCTGGAGAAGAAGTACGAACAGCTCTGCGGCGACGAGCACAAAGAGGTCGTGGACCTCGGCGGCCTGCACATCGTCGGCACCGAGCGCCACGAGTCGCGCCGCATCGACAATCAGCTGCGCGGCCGCGCAGGGCGGCAGGGCGACCCGGGGTCGAGCCGCTTCTATCTGTCGCTCGAGGACGATCTGATGCGCATCTTCGCCGGCGACAAGGTGAAGACCTTGATGGACCGCATGGGTCTGCCGGACGACGAACCCATCGAGCACCCCTGGGTCTCGCGCAGCATCGAGAACGCTCAGAAGAAGGTCGAGGAGCGCAACTTCGACATCCGCAAGAACCTGCTCGAGTACGACGACGTGATGAACGCGCAGCGTCGCACGGTGTACTCACTCCGGCAGCAGCTATTGCAAGGTCGTTACGAGCCGGAAGAGCTCGACGAGGTAGGCAAACCGACCGGGAGTATTCGCGCGATCCCCCTCGACAAGTCGGTGAGGAAATTCGTGCGCCCGATGGTGGGCAAGCTGCTCACCTATTTCGTCGACCCGCCCATCAGCCCGAGTGAAGCCAGCGCCGACACGGAGGGCGACGAGGACGGGGAGAAGGCCGACCCGAAAGACAAGGCGCCGAAGCGCAAGGACTTCGAGGGCGACATCAAGCTCGTCGAGCTCGAGTCGCTGCAGCGCGAGGTCTATCAGCTCTGGGGTGTGCGGCTGACCATCGAGGACCGCGCCAAGAAGTGGACGCCCGCCGACATGTACGACGAGCTGGTCGAGCTCGTGGCGCAAGGCCTGAGCGAGCAGCGCGAGCGCACCCTCGATCTGCTCGATCGAGTCATCGCTGCCATCGTCGAGGACAGCTGTCCGGAGAACAAACCACCGGAGGACTGGGACTGGACGGGCATCCGGGACGGACTCCGCGACAACTTCAAGCTGGCGGCGGGCCCGGAAATCGAGGAGTACGGCGACCCGGACCAGCTGGTACGGGACCTCTACAAACGGGCGGAGGAGCAGTACCTGGAGCGTGAAAAAACCCTCGGCATCGACAACGCGATGCGAGTGTTTCGCTTCATTTACCTCGAGACCATCGATCAAGCGTGGGTTGACCACCTGACGAACATGGAGCACCTGCGCGACGGCATCGGCCTGCGCGGTTACGGCCAGAAGGACCCGAAGAACGAGTACAAGAAGGAGGGGTACAACCTCTTCTTGAACATGATGGCCAAGGTGAGCGGTGCGGTGTTGCAGCGCTTCTTCGAGGCTCAGATCCAGCGCCCCGAGGACATCGAAGCCATCGAGGCCGAGGCCGCGGCCGAGCACCAAGATCTGCTGGAGCAGGCCGTCGCAAAACACGTCGCGGCATCACCCCGAGCGGTGGGCGACGTGCTCGGCGACGGCGGGCGCCCGCAGTCCGTGCCGCCGCCGCGCCCACCCCCTGCGATCGCCGCACCCAAGATCGGGCGCAACGATCTGTGCCCGTGCGGTAGCGGACAGAAGTTCAAGAAGTGCCACGGCGCCGCGCTCGAAGAAGAAGACGAGACGAGCGACGACGACGAGCAGCCGCGCGCCTGA
- a CDS encoding serine/threonine protein kinase — protein sequence MQSDDDLVLRCERRLGAVIDGTWQLRQLLGLGGMAAVYAAVDGNGERAAIKLIHAHLAKNPSVRARFNREAYIANKIEHPGVVAIRGDGTSHDGEPYIVMELLRGQSIDLLLDTHRGRLTIRDTLHIAEGVLQVLTKAHPRGIIHRDIKPENIFLTSDGDVKVLDFGIARMLDQERDTGHTRTGVIMGTPSFMAPEQALGRWSEVDTRTDLWAVGALIFLLISGRLVHGSGTGSEMLIRAATRPAPSLARVAKAPLKLVRLVDRALAFEPQRRFPDARAMLEQLQALRREIGDAGVAERTDTGSKPPPSPYEEATVVGTHPETASVAEVALSSDVEVEFTGEEEVDIDELIEGEPEALPRVRDGAPSAPEIERPSPSTKPRARRVAAESIVDERFAESVVKAYRRAVPEGTAESVTEPIRTGLRRLATRAPDAALRLLLALCSAVDDPTKSDNDEVRRSFAAAIVSTRALGALLANAAAEGVDRAVSAAAIGKLLGFLGDAHAGVVLENLTAVPDGELKELLRDYLARSSTGYERDFGALFAHAPAELGVELVRVLRKMGTPRARAALLFGEASEHAEVRAAAEAALGDEPE from the coding sequence ATGCAGTCTGACGACGACCTGGTCTTGCGTTGCGAGCGTCGCCTCGGCGCCGTCATCGACGGCACCTGGCAGCTCCGGCAGTTGCTGGGGCTCGGCGGCATGGCGGCGGTGTACGCGGCCGTCGACGGCAACGGGGAGCGCGCGGCCATCAAGCTCATCCACGCGCACCTCGCGAAGAACCCGTCGGTGCGCGCGCGCTTCAACCGCGAAGCCTACATCGCCAACAAGATCGAACATCCGGGCGTGGTTGCGATTCGTGGAGACGGCACGAGCCACGACGGCGAGCCCTACATCGTGATGGAGCTGCTCCGGGGGCAATCCATCGACCTGTTGCTCGACACGCACCGTGGACGACTGACCATTCGCGACACGTTGCACATCGCCGAAGGTGTGCTCCAGGTGCTCACCAAGGCGCACCCGCGGGGCATCATCCACCGGGACATCAAACCCGAGAACATCTTCCTGACATCGGACGGCGACGTGAAGGTGCTCGACTTTGGCATCGCACGCATGCTGGACCAGGAGCGCGACACAGGTCACACGCGCACCGGCGTGATCATGGGCACGCCCTCTTTCATGGCGCCGGAGCAAGCGCTCGGTCGCTGGTCCGAGGTCGATACTCGGACGGATCTCTGGGCGGTGGGAGCGCTGATCTTTCTTCTGATCAGCGGCCGCCTCGTGCACGGCTCGGGCACCGGCAGCGAGATGCTGATCCGGGCGGCAACCCGGCCGGCGCCCTCCCTCGCCCGGGTGGCGAAGGCGCCGCTGAAGCTCGTGCGGTTGGTCGACCGGGCCCTGGCCTTCGAGCCGCAGCGACGCTTTCCGGACGCGCGCGCCATGCTCGAGCAGCTCCAGGCGCTGCGTCGAGAAATCGGTGACGCGGGCGTCGCCGAGCGCACGGACACAGGGTCGAAACCGCCGCCGTCTCCCTACGAGGAGGCGACGGTCGTGGGCACCCATCCCGAGACGGCGTCGGTCGCCGAGGTCGCGCTCTCGTCCGACGTGGAGGTCGAGTTCACGGGGGAAGAGGAGGTCGACATCGACGAGTTGATCGAGGGCGAACCGGAGGCGCTCCCGCGCGTCCGCGACGGAGCTCCATCAGCGCCGGAGATCGAACGACCGTCACCCTCGACCAAGCCGCGCGCCCGGCGGGTCGCGGCGGAATCCATCGTCGACGAGCGCTTCGCGGAGTCGGTCGTGAAGGCCTACCGTCGTGCGGTGCCGGAGGGCACGGCGGAGTCAGTCACCGAACCCATCCGCACCGGTCTCAGGCGGTTGGCGACGCGCGCTCCGGATGCGGCGTTGCGTCTCTTGCTGGCTCTGTGCAGCGCAGTCGATGATCCTACGAAGTCCGACAACGACGAAGTCCGCCGCTCGTTTGCCGCCGCCATCGTCTCGACGCGGGCGCTCGGCGCGCTCCTGGCGAACGCGGCTGCGGAGGGGGTCGATCGCGCCGTCAGCGCCGCGGCCATCGGCAAGCTGCTCGGGTTTTTGGGCGACGCCCACGCCGGCGTCGTGCTCGAGAATTTGACCGCGGTGCCCGATGGAGAGCTGAAGGAGCTACTCCGGGACTACCTGGCCCGCAGCAGCACGGGTTACGAACGTGATTTCGGTGCCCTGTTTGCGCACGCGCCCGCGGAGCTCGGCGTCGAGCTGGTACGGGTCCTCAGAAAGATGGGAACGCCCAGGGCTCGCGCGGCGCTGTTGTTTGGCGAGGCCAGTGAACACGCCGAGGTGCGAGCGGCGGCAGAGGCGGCGCTGGGAGACGAGCCGGAGTAG